In a single window of the Streptacidiphilus sp. P02-A3a genome:
- a CDS encoding MoxR family ATPase, translated as MTSGSPASNPPTNPPTPAPRTGGATWRIFHGDGSVRTEPVAWPPAPPWRRFGGPDGGPETTVAGAAGAVRVADYYVEEREADVVNAALHLHRPLLVTGRPGTGKSTLASAIAQELGLGTVLRWPVNSRTTHVDGLYRYDAIARLRDSQYRSTPPDIGEYIKLGPLGTALADSSPGHPRLLLIDEMDKSDPDLANDLLVVFEEGGFEIPELARLRDQETPVDVHLSGTRATVPVREGQVRCSQFPVVVITSNGETDFPPAFLRRCVRLELNPPDDTRLLRIIEAHLGPEAAEDPDTRELLDQFLRLRDQEQQELATDQLLSAVHLRLNQVGLEPEVLREAVLRPLDDPARP; from the coding sequence GTGACCAGCGGATCCCCGGCCAGTAACCCGCCGACTAACCCGCCGACCCCTGCCCCGCGGACCGGCGGGGCCACGTGGCGGATCTTCCACGGCGACGGCAGCGTCCGGACCGAGCCGGTGGCCTGGCCGCCCGCCCCGCCCTGGCGGCGGTTCGGCGGCCCGGACGGCGGCCCGGAGACGACCGTCGCGGGCGCGGCGGGCGCGGTGCGGGTGGCCGACTACTACGTCGAGGAGCGCGAGGCCGACGTGGTCAACGCGGCGCTGCACCTGCACCGGCCGCTCCTGGTCACCGGCCGTCCCGGCACCGGCAAGTCCACCCTGGCCAGCGCCATCGCCCAGGAGCTGGGCCTCGGCACGGTACTCCGCTGGCCGGTGAACAGCCGCACCACCCACGTCGACGGGCTGTACCGGTACGACGCCATCGCCCGGTTGCGGGACAGCCAGTACCGCAGCACCCCGCCGGACATCGGCGAGTACATCAAGCTCGGCCCGCTGGGCACGGCGCTGGCGGACAGCAGCCCGGGGCATCCCCGGCTGCTGCTGATCGACGAGATGGACAAGAGTGACCCGGACCTCGCCAACGACCTCCTGGTGGTGTTCGAGGAGGGCGGCTTCGAGATTCCGGAGCTGGCCCGGCTGCGGGACCAGGAGACCCCGGTGGACGTCCACCTGTCCGGGACCAGGGCCACCGTCCCGGTACGCGAGGGGCAGGTCCGCTGCTCGCAGTTCCCGGTCGTGGTGATCACCAGCAACGGCGAGACCGACTTCCCCCCGGCCTTCCTGCGCCGCTGCGTGCGGCTGGAACTGAACCCGCCGGACGACACCCGGCTGCTGCGGATCATCGAGGCCCACCTCGGCCCGGAGGCCGCCGAGGACCCGGACACCCGCGAACTGCTCGACCAGTTCCTGCGGCTGCGCGACCAGGAGCAGCAGGAGCTCGCCACCGACCAGCTGCTCAGCGCGGTCCATCTGCGGCTGAACCAGGTCGGTTTGGAGCCCGAGGTGCTGCGGGAGGCGGTCCTGCGACCGCTGGACGACCCGGCCCGGCCGTGA
- a CDS encoding trypsin-like peptidase domain-containing protein has protein sequence MLTDDSETDAPVRDSRIAVYRAGVTDAIGGGLALPGGLVVTCAHVVNQALGLPRFSIPPPVPPGAVLPDLLLLPATAGGARRGCGARLLEWVPAERPDGGPMSADPRGEWEGDLALLRLEPADPLPGNPPPTPAAWGHARRGDAVLAWYGRDHIRPVEARVRAVAPTWISMSSAGSTIGFVPGISGSPLWHPQRQQVLGLLVGAQGGDGFAIPTRQVWRHLGHLLPVLPEDLPIEPELRELVLRSLDDLSGLGQCAAWLSKELTLRQPIPTPVAPEALFAAAAQWDERGAVTLLAAADRYAGSPEQRQLVRAETRRLHPRLVLTVSEYHELLSRLDSAGPRLPTPLELVRLALPYGPEPDFTLTGPADAVGYVEPYSRGPHQLPAVIGLAEHAAARTSDPRLRTLLWMWSARVATRLAVESQVEALRTDAQQAWDAAASAAVRLVRVQVELLRANEGYRCAIAVRDGDGVTRVALREHTPRGLDEIARSLSRIIEAESALHDHGLVVEFLVEPTQLDLELEWWELASYHGVARELGTKYQVLLRRPRQWRRHAVTRRWRQLGRTEPVVVDVQDGPVDGRALYKQLMLAEDVGCVAIRADRKTALNLASLAACEGIPAVLWLRRPDCADADGSLRGLVSGGGVRELPQRVRRRRIEASPRTGGAELVGHHLALIWEDPDWTFPDPDLTPPLYPTLYPTQED, from the coding sequence ATGCTGACGGACGACTCCGAGACGGACGCCCCGGTACGCGACTCCCGGATAGCGGTCTACCGGGCCGGGGTGACAGACGCGATCGGCGGCGGCCTGGCCCTGCCCGGGGGCCTCGTCGTCACCTGCGCCCATGTGGTCAACCAGGCCCTCGGCCTGCCCAGGTTCAGCATCCCGCCGCCGGTGCCGCCCGGCGCGGTGCTGCCGGACCTGTTGCTGCTCCCGGCCACGGCGGGCGGCGCGCGGCGCGGCTGCGGCGCCCGGCTGCTGGAGTGGGTACCGGCCGAACGCCCGGACGGCGGGCCGATGTCGGCCGACCCGCGCGGCGAGTGGGAGGGGGACCTCGCCCTGCTGCGCCTGGAACCCGCCGACCCGCTGCCGGGCAACCCGCCGCCGACCCCGGCTGCCTGGGGGCATGCCCGGCGCGGGGACGCCGTGCTCGCCTGGTACGGACGGGACCACATCCGTCCGGTCGAGGCCCGGGTCCGGGCCGTGGCACCGACCTGGATCTCCATGTCCAGCGCCGGTTCCACGATCGGCTTCGTCCCCGGCATCAGTGGTTCCCCGCTCTGGCACCCGCAGCGGCAGCAGGTCCTCGGGCTGCTCGTCGGGGCGCAGGGCGGCGACGGCTTCGCCATCCCGACCCGGCAGGTCTGGCGGCACCTCGGGCACCTGCTGCCCGTCCTGCCCGAGGACCTGCCGATCGAGCCCGAGCTACGCGAACTGGTGTTACGGAGTTTGGACGACCTGAGCGGACTCGGGCAATGCGCGGCCTGGTTGAGCAAGGAGCTGACCCTGCGGCAGCCGATCCCGACCCCGGTGGCGCCGGAGGCGCTGTTCGCCGCCGCCGCTCAGTGGGACGAGCGCGGGGCGGTCACCCTGCTGGCCGCCGCCGACCGCTACGCGGGTTCGCCGGAACAGCGGCAGCTGGTGCGGGCCGAGACCCGACGGCTCCACCCCCGGCTGGTGCTGACCGTGAGCGAGTACCACGAGCTGCTGTCCCGGCTCGACTCCGCCGGGCCGCGGCTGCCCACGCCGCTGGAGCTGGTCCGGTTGGCCCTCCCCTACGGCCCGGAGCCCGACTTCACGCTCACCGGCCCGGCGGACGCGGTGGGCTACGTCGAGCCGTACTCACGCGGCCCGCACCAGCTCCCGGCGGTGATCGGGCTGGCCGAGCACGCCGCGGCGCGGACCTCCGACCCGCGGCTGCGCACGCTGCTGTGGATGTGGTCGGCCAGAGTGGCCACCAGGCTGGCGGTGGAATCGCAGGTGGAGGCGCTGCGCACGGACGCACAGCAGGCCTGGGACGCGGCGGCCAGTGCGGCCGTGCGGCTGGTCCGGGTACAGGTCGAGCTGCTGCGGGCGAACGAGGGCTACCGCTGCGCGATCGCGGTCCGCGACGGCGACGGGGTGACCCGGGTCGCCCTGCGCGAGCACACCCCGCGCGGCCTGGACGAGATCGCCCGGTCGCTGTCCCGGATCATCGAGGCCGAGTCGGCGCTCCATGACCACGGCCTGGTGGTGGAGTTCCTGGTCGAGCCGACGCAGTTGGACCTTGAGCTGGAGTGGTGGGAGCTCGCCTCCTACCACGGTGTCGCCCGCGAGCTGGGCACGAAGTACCAGGTGCTGCTGCGGAGGCCCCGGCAATGGCGCAGGCATGCGGTGACCCGGCGCTGGCGGCAGCTCGGCCGGACCGAGCCGGTGGTGGTCGACGTCCAGGACGGGCCGGTCGATGGCCGCGCGCTGTACAAGCAGCTGATGCTGGCCGAGGACGTCGGTTGCGTGGCGATCCGGGCGGACCGGAAGACGGCGCTGAATCTGGCCTCCTTGGCGGCCTGCGAGGGCATTCCGGCGGTGCTCTGGCTCCGCCGACCGGACTGCGCCGACGCCGACGGATCGCTGCGGGGCCTGGTCTCCGGCGGTGGTGTCAGGGAGCTGCCGCAGCGGGTCCGACGGCGGCGGATCGAGGCGTCGCCCCGGACCGGCGGCGCCGAACTCGTGGGTCATCACCTGGCCCTGATCTGGGAGGACCCCGACTGGACCTTCCCCGACCCCGACCTGACCCCGCCCCTGTACCCGACCCTGTACCCGACCCAGGAGGACTGA
- a CDS encoding CU044_2847 family protein: MGEFVEFSFDDRTSVLMEVFAAPSGLDDTGSGSPEESFPAAVAPLTPVGRTSEVITRAGRSLEDVLRPLVPTLEAVHRTVLHIPHAPDEVTVTLGVKLANNLQLGIVGGQGEASLTIAATWRISRPPEATPASAPTPASAPTRPPAPSPAPASAEVAVPAAAPGTAAPRPTEHPAAGD; this comes from the coding sequence ATGGGGGAATTCGTTGAGTTCAGCTTCGACGACCGGACCAGCGTGCTGATGGAGGTCTTCGCCGCGCCCAGCGGACTGGATGACACCGGCAGCGGCTCCCCCGAGGAGTCGTTCCCGGCAGCGGTGGCCCCGCTGACCCCGGTCGGGCGCACCTCCGAGGTGATCACCCGGGCCGGACGCTCCCTGGAGGACGTGCTGCGACCGCTCGTCCCCACGCTGGAAGCGGTCCACCGCACCGTCCTGCACATCCCGCACGCTCCGGACGAGGTGACCGTCACCCTCGGCGTGAAGCTGGCCAACAACCTCCAACTGGGCATCGTCGGAGGCCAGGGGGAGGCCAGCCTGACCATCGCCGCCACCTGGCGGATCAGCCGACCCCCCGAGGCGACCCCGGCCTCGGCCCCGACCCCGGCCTCGGCCCCCACCCGGCCCCCGGCCCCGTCCCCGGCCCCGGCATCAGCGGAAGTCGCCGTCCCGGCCGCCGCGCCCGGCACGGCCGCACCCCGGCCGACCGAACATCCCGCCGCCGGGGACTGA
- a CDS encoding LamG-like jellyroll fold domain-containing protein codes for MATTDTVVLSGGGRGPVAEMYTGGQGFSLRLPVTLPRPTLSGASARYADVLPGVDLTLTVLADGAVSDVFTVRTRVAAHNPHLPGLLDATVTTTRGLRLATDRTGDLSVADAHGHPLYTAPAPHAWDSTATALPGGATTHTRNAALAPSDSSADAPAHGAHIATLAATTHATSAETGAIDLAAPTALLNAPGTVYPVYVDPTYSPTYGISGWSSPGSGVPSENYWNSTVDSVDTPLLSEVGNSSSVQDEAMSLFDFSVPYSALHGAKIYGVSFGITETYSWACPTSGHDQAVDLYAPAQVLTSSNANWNAWSGSLGSTVASDSFALGYNSSCPAGATPAFSSSALTTDITNDIANSTHTQTLALRADDHSDNYAFKKFDPTSAELVITFDKHPNAPSGLKTIPASSCAGSVLGDTSVTLYATQSTPTRSSLTTTFNLYKSSDSAKNNLLTSANGISSDTWTGASGQQAVLTLSESFFSKQAGGVATSFSFIAESTDTTLTSGWTATACTFKWDPTRPGAPIVKTNASPPPGAKSCLTLDGTVGSIEPIGSTCGFTLSPLTTGGTSTPISGYLYQTNQAAPIQLPATGSASITVPLTNLVNTLTVSALSAGGNIGSATTVWFDGAGLNPPANDGDLNLDGVPDLIVPGGTGTEFGHGLWMAAGTGNGGISTHPVNIGVTGLGTDYQGKPTDWDGAQAITGDFCGNGAQDVFAYFPTGANAGGGDVACNDGSAGPLHGANLNSDTAPSVILPGALIDDNNDNVTDVVTAGNTSGEDTGLPDLLATGPDGNLYLYYSTTSNGYSNPFSCVGTCDVLTGLRSPDGTSWNNWTLATAQLSSGTAMYLWNRGTGALDLWTGLAVDNTGTTLTTTGQYTITDGVSTFWNKDAADPIVLRAADMTGSGVPDLWATDTMSGVTSSYMPSTLSASMPVPTSGGSKPPSADHAWSFEDIGANISGTPITSTADSFGTLPLTGAAGAVWNKGDTFSPDVLLNTDNDGVTPTTGGTGDLSTTANAVDLTNSFTVSAWVDPAAYSAAVLTQDGNADSGLSVAVQNGTWSFSLNTGAGTAWTLDTITGGTAQLNTWAHLTATYNQGSGVMNLYVDNVFVASGRHAALSSGATGPFRIGDDFRAGKHQDYFSGRVADVQTLAGTAVPPTQVSGLASYHQAVTPTRILDTRAHGTMIAYAGTTASSAVAVGASTVQGGTTTILQIADDPVTPATSGAPDAIPSSITAVAVDLTATGETGAAYLSAYADGTEQPQTSSTDFSANDTVTSYQIVPVGSDGRIDLTLGSSGFTTALIVDVTGYYTSDSTLIGDQTYSPLPSATRLLDTRTSTNYTNLTSSQYNSTSGVVADGTSFTLAVGGNDGIPANASAVAVDLTAVNQSGTGFLEAYATGATPTTGYTSLSFDTSSASTSMAADVPIGANGSITISVHGAAAVIADIAGYFTTGTSSQKYHTVNPTRLVDTRSGIGGTQGSVAAFGTYTLTAADTQLITTATVPTLAATLTVTDASGDSGNSTVYPTAAGLPVTANVNWAPGSTRANLTLTPTDANGKISIYNHSSGTVDFVLDCSGYFD; via the coding sequence GTGGCAACCACTGACACGGTCGTGTTGTCCGGTGGCGGTCGCGGACCGGTCGCCGAGATGTACACCGGCGGCCAGGGTTTCAGTCTTCGTCTGCCGGTCACCCTGCCACGGCCCACCCTGTCAGGCGCCAGCGCCCGCTACGCCGATGTCCTGCCCGGCGTGGACCTGACCCTAACTGTCCTCGCCGACGGCGCCGTCAGCGACGTCTTCACCGTCCGCACCCGCGTGGCAGCTCACAACCCCCACCTTCCGGGGCTGCTGGACGCCACCGTCACCACCACCCGCGGACTGCGCCTGGCAACCGACCGGACCGGTGACCTGTCTGTCGCCGACGCCCACGGCCACCCCCTCTACACCGCACCCGCGCCGCACGCCTGGGACTCCACGGCTACGGCGTTGCCTGGGGGCGCCACCACCCACACCCGCAACGCCGCCCTTGCTCCGTCGGACTCCAGCGCTGACGCACCCGCCCACGGCGCCCACATCGCCACCCTGGCCGCCACCACTCACGCCACCTCCGCCGAAACTGGCGCGATCGACCTGGCTGCTCCGACAGCGCTGCTCAACGCCCCCGGCACGGTCTACCCCGTTTACGTCGACCCGACGTACTCGCCCACCTACGGCATCAGCGGCTGGTCCAGCCCCGGCTCGGGCGTCCCCTCCGAGAACTACTGGAACAGCACCGTCGACTCCGTCGACACCCCGCTGCTGTCCGAGGTCGGCAACAGCAGCTCCGTCCAGGACGAGGCGATGAGCCTGTTCGACTTCTCAGTCCCCTACTCGGCCCTGCACGGCGCGAAGATCTACGGCGTCTCGTTCGGGATCACCGAAACTTACTCCTGGGCCTGCCCCACGTCCGGTCACGACCAGGCAGTCGACCTCTACGCCCCCGCACAGGTCCTGACGTCCTCCAACGCCAACTGGAACGCCTGGTCCGGCAGTCTGGGCAGCACCGTCGCCTCCGACTCCTTCGCCCTGGGCTACAACTCCAGTTGCCCGGCCGGAGCCACTCCCGCCTTCAGCAGCAGCGCCCTGACCACTGACATCACCAACGACATCGCCAACAGCACCCACACACAGACCCTTGCGCTGCGCGCTGACGACCACAGCGACAATTACGCCTTCAAGAAGTTCGACCCCACCAGCGCAGAACTCGTCATCACCTTCGACAAGCACCCGAACGCTCCCAGCGGTCTGAAGACGATACCTGCCAGCAGCTGCGCCGGCAGCGTCTTGGGCGACACGAGCGTCACCCTCTACGCCACCCAGTCCACTCCCACCAGGAGCTCACTGACGACAACCTTCAACCTCTACAAGTCCTCCGACAGTGCCAAGAACAACCTGCTGACCAGTGCCAACGGCATCTCCTCAGACACTTGGACCGGAGCATCGGGACAGCAGGCCGTGCTCACCCTGTCCGAGTCCTTCTTCTCGAAGCAGGCCGGTGGCGTAGCGACCAGTTTCTCCTTCATCGCCGAAAGCACAGACACCACTCTGACCTCCGGCTGGACCGCAACTGCCTGCACCTTCAAGTGGGATCCGACCCGGCCTGGCGCACCCATCGTCAAGACCAATGCCTCCCCTCCCCCCGGTGCCAAGAGCTGCCTCACCCTTGACGGCACCGTCGGCAGTATCGAGCCAATAGGTAGCACCTGCGGCTTCACCCTCTCCCCCCTCACCACCGGTGGAACCAGCACCCCGATCTCCGGCTACCTGTACCAGACCAACCAGGCGGCTCCTATCCAATTGCCGGCAACTGGTTCAGCCAGTATCACCGTTCCACTGACCAATCTGGTCAACACGCTGACCGTCAGCGCACTGTCCGCCGGAGGCAACATCGGCTCCGCGACCACAGTGTGGTTCGACGGCGCCGGGCTGAACCCACCGGCCAACGACGGTGACCTCAACCTGGACGGCGTGCCCGACCTGATCGTCCCCGGCGGCACTGGTACCGAGTTCGGTCACGGCCTGTGGATGGCCGCCGGTACCGGCAACGGCGGCATCAGCACCCACCCGGTCAATATCGGGGTCACCGGGCTGGGGACCGACTACCAGGGCAAGCCAACCGACTGGGACGGCGCGCAGGCCATCACCGGCGACTTCTGCGGCAACGGGGCACAGGACGTCTTCGCGTACTTCCCCACTGGCGCCAACGCCGGAGGCGGTGATGTCGCCTGCAACGACGGCAGCGCCGGCCCGCTGCACGGAGCCAATCTCAACAGCGACACCGCGCCCAGTGTCATCCTGCCGGGAGCACTGATCGACGACAACAATGACAATGTCACTGACGTCGTCACCGCAGGGAACACCAGCGGCGAGGACACGGGCTTGCCAGACCTCCTCGCCACCGGCCCGGACGGGAACCTCTACCTCTACTACTCCACCACCTCGAACGGCTACAGCAATCCGTTCAGCTGCGTCGGCACCTGTGATGTGCTTACTGGTCTGCGCAGCCCCGACGGAACCAGTTGGAACAACTGGACACTGGCGACGGCGCAACTCTCCAGCGGGACGGCCATGTACCTGTGGAACCGTGGGACCGGAGCCCTGGACCTGTGGACCGGGCTGGCCGTCGACAACACCGGCACCACCCTGACGACCACCGGCCAATACACCATCACCGACGGTGTCAGCACCTTCTGGAACAAGGATGCGGCCGACCCCATCGTGCTGCGGGCAGCGGACATGACCGGCTCCGGTGTCCCCGACCTGTGGGCCACCGACACCATGTCCGGTGTCACCAGCAGCTATATGCCGTCCACCCTGAGTGCCAGCATGCCGGTGCCCACCTCCGGCGGCAGCAAGCCCCCGTCCGCAGACCACGCTTGGAGCTTCGAGGACATCGGTGCCAACATCTCCGGCACTCCGATCACCAGCACTGCCGACAGCTTCGGCACGCTGCCGCTCACTGGGGCCGCCGGCGCTGTCTGGAACAAGGGCGACACGTTCAGCCCGGACGTCCTCCTCAACACCGACAACGACGGCGTCACTCCCACGACTGGTGGCACCGGCGACCTGTCCACGACCGCCAACGCCGTCGACCTCACCAATAGCTTCACCGTCTCCGCCTGGGTCGACCCCGCCGCCTACAGCGCTGCCGTCCTGACCCAGGACGGCAACGCCGACTCGGGGCTCAGTGTGGCCGTCCAGAACGGCACCTGGTCCTTCAGCCTCAACACCGGCGCAGGCACCGCCTGGACTCTCGACACCATCACCGGCGGCACCGCACAGCTCAACACCTGGGCTCACCTGACCGCTACGTACAACCAAGGCTCCGGCGTCATGAACCTCTACGTCGACAATGTCTTCGTCGCCTCCGGCAGGCACGCCGCGCTCTCCAGCGGGGCCACCGGTCCCTTCCGCATCGGTGACGACTTCCGTGCCGGCAAGCACCAGGACTACTTCTCGGGCCGCGTCGCCGATGTCCAGACACTGGCTGGAACAGCGGTGCCACCCACCCAGGTCTCCGGGCTTGCCAGCTACCACCAGGCCGTCACGCCAACTCGCATCCTCGACACTCGCGCCCACGGCACCATGATCGCCTACGCGGGTACCACCGCGTCGTCCGCCGTCGCGGTCGGCGCCAGCACCGTCCAGGGGGGCACCACCACAATCCTGCAGATCGCCGACGATCCCGTCACCCCGGCGACCAGCGGCGCCCCCGACGCTATCCCCTCCAGCATCACCGCAGTGGCCGTCGATCTCACCGCCACCGGTGAGACCGGAGCCGCCTACCTCTCCGCTTATGCCGACGGAACAGAGCAGCCCCAGACGTCGTCCACCGACTTCTCCGCAAATGACACCGTCACCAGCTACCAAATCGTCCCCGTCGGCAGTGACGGCCGGATCGACCTGACCCTGGGCAGCAGCGGATTCACCACTGCCCTGATCGTAGACGTCACCGGCTACTACACCAGCGACAGCACCCTGATCGGCGACCAGACCTACAGTCCCCTGCCCAGCGCGACCCGGCTCCTGGACACCAGGACAAGCACCAACTACACCAACCTGACCAGCAGTCAGTACAACAGCACCAGCGGCGTCGTGGCCGACGGAACCAGCTTCACGCTGGCTGTTGGCGGCAACGACGGCATCCCAGCCAACGCTTCTGCCGTGGCCGTCGACCTCACCGCCGTCAACCAATCCGGCACCGGCTTCCTTGAGGCCTACGCCACCGGTGCGACACCGACCACCGGGTACACCAGCCTGAGCTTCGACACCAGCAGTGCATCCACCTCCATGGCAGCCGATGTTCCGATCGGCGCAAACGGCAGCATAACCATCAGCGTCCACGGTGCCGCCGCCGTCATCGCCGACATCGCCGGCTACTTCACCACCGGAACAAGCAGCCAGAAGTACCACACTGTCAACCCCACGCGCCTGGTCGACACACGCAGCGGCATCGGCGGCACACAAGGCAGCGTGGCCGCCTTCGGCACCTACACCCTGACCGCAGCCGACACCCAACTCATCACCACAGCCACCGTCCCAACCCTCGCCGCAACCCTCACCGTCACCGACGCCTCCGGTGACAGCGGCAACAGCACCGTGTATCCGACCGCAGCGGGCTTGCCCGTCACAGCCAACGTCAACTGGGCCCCCGGTTCCACTCGGGCGAACCTCACCCTCACCCCCACCGACGCCAACGGCAAGATCAGCATCTACAACCACAGCAGCGGCACCGTGGACTTCGTCCTCGACTGCAGCGGCTACTTCGACTGA
- a CDS encoding YcxB family protein: MRSLPALVIVGAMALLALLAMPPLPAATGIAAFLAVSALALTWRRSARRATAAAEDFAGPYTISLSDSGITTSGASASGELSWDEVTHATKSQGGWLFVANRGNVAIPLPTRLLSDAETGQVHQLLSAWPMRRYRRTPW; encoded by the coding sequence ATGCGAAGCCTTCCCGCTCTGGTCATCGTCGGCGCCATGGCCCTGCTCGCCCTGCTGGCCATGCCACCCCTCCCCGCGGCAACCGGCATCGCGGCCTTCCTCGCGGTCAGCGCCCTGGCCCTGACCTGGCGGCGCTCCGCCCGGCGGGCAACGGCCGCCGCTGAGGACTTCGCGGGCCCATACACCATCTCCCTCAGCGACAGCGGCATCACGACGAGCGGAGCCTCCGCCAGTGGCGAGTTGTCCTGGGACGAGGTCACCCACGCCACCAAGTCCCAGGGCGGCTGGCTCTTCGTTGCGAACAGGGGCAATGTCGCCATCCCGCTACCCACACGCCTGCTCAGCGATGCCGAAACAGGCCAGGTCCACCAACTCCTGAGCGCCTGGCCGATGCGCCGCTACCGCCGCACCCCCTGGTGA